The sequence ACTAAGATGGGTGTATTAGCAATGATACAGAGCTAATAATGCCTTGCATTTTATGTCACAAAAAATGCcttgaattttgttttgaaagtGTGGGTCATTGGAGCTATCATGAAGATAAGCAAGCTGTTGGCTTCAGCAACGTCACATTTTTGTACTGATTAGTGAACTGGCAAGATAGAAAAGTAATTCTTCTACATCCAGATGAATGGGATGGATAGTAGTTCTACTATGCAGAATGGTAGTGTTTCCTACACGATCTTTTGTTTGTCATGTATGCCATCAATGAGTATTTTAGAGGCTGTAGTAATCTTACACTTTATATGGATGGTTTGCAAGTTAAAGGTCTGCAAAATAATGTGCTAAACTCTTATTTGTGGGCCATGTTAGTTTGCTTGGTTTAAGTTCAGAAGCGACAATACAATGTTGTTTTTCGTCCCATGAAAGATGACAATGTTGCGCTGGTTACAAGAGCTTCCTCGTTCACAACATCCTTCTTTCTTTGCTTTTTCTTCCTACAAGAAGATGTGAGTATTGTAATATCTTTAAAGAAGAGAGAATCTCCATTTATGAGTGCTTTCTTCTTTCTTCATTGTTACTTCAAGTTAGTGAATTCAGTTAAGTCGTACTGAGCAGCTTCGTACGAATGGTTTCTCCATCTCCACATCTTATTCAGTTACGAGGCCATTTAAATCTTTTTGTCTTTTAAAAAAAGGGGGATGCCATTTAGACAGTACTCTGTCCAACTTGATCTTCGACTTGCTGCTACTGTTTCTAAGCCttttccttagagcatctccaacagacgccgAATGCGGCGCACGTAAAAAACAGCTTTAGCACGCGCCCATCGCCTAGTTTGGCGCGGCGCGCTGCGcccgctccagcagccgcgctaaaatgcagcgcgcgcgccgctccagcagcgcgcaaaaatgCAGCGCACGCGCTCGTTCTACAAACTAGAAATGTAGGCATTGAAAGCAGAAATTTTAAAAAAACTAGATAGATTACATAGATTTTAAACAatacaaaggtattttacatcCGAAACATAGATTGCAtaaataaaaacgacaaacgataaAAAACATAGATTGCATCAAAAAACTTATCTAAGTCGCTATCATCATCACCACTATCATCCTCGGCGGTGTTGTCCGAGGTAGTTAGCCAGATGTCCAGCCACCGCTCATCGTTTGGCATGAAGAACGACTGCCCACCTGCTGCAACGAGGTCGGACTGCGCATTCGCCAACGCCTTCCGCCGACGCTTGTCCAACCGCATCACGTGGCGCCTTCGCATGTCCTcctcgcggcgccttgcccagtaggACTGCTCGTAGGCGACATCCTTCGGGTGGCgctggcgccactccgccatgacccgctcgtcctcctgggcgacgaggaggcggcgttgcCGCTCGGCATGCTCCGCACGGTCTTCCGCCGTGTTCAGACGAGGCAGAGGGGCGAAGTTGAGTGCTTGCTGGAGCGTGTACACATCTTGGAAGTTCATCTGGCCGCGTGGCCggcctaggcgccacgccgccaCGTCGTACGGTGGGCGGCCTCGCGCGCTGTCCCGTACGAGCCGAGGCCTAGCCGGAGTTCACCGGAGCGTATCTCCGCGGAGTAGCTGCCGTTGGGGCGCAGGCAGACGCCGCGGTAGCCggacgctcctcggcggcgcggcggcatggcggcgcgtcGGTGGCGGGGTGCTGGAGCGGCATGtggcagagagggagaggaagaggagaagaggaagcaTGGAGAAGGCGCGTGGCGCGCGCAGCACTTTtataggcgcgcgcgaagcggcGCGCCAAATCTTGCGCGCGAGCTGGCGCCTTTTTGCGCGCGCGCGCAAACGGTTCCCCCGCGCGCTTGTTTCCTGCGGCCGCTGGAGCGCGGCAAACCGCCCCGCGCGCGCGCGTCGTTTGGggcggccgttggagatgctcttagcattgATTTATGTGCTTCAGAGAATGAGCTCACCTTATTCAGTGGATGTGCCAAGTAAAAAAATTAGTATCTGAGCAATTAGTACTGGAAGGCCTTCCTTTTGCCTGCTATAACCACATGGTGCCATTATGTGCTTCTGTGTATGGTTAGCTACCAAATTTCAGTTAACCATGCTTTTGAGTATAATCTGGGGACTGTTTTCTGAAAAATGGTAGAATGTGTGATTAACTGATGTGCGTCATTTCTTTTGGTCACCAAGTAGGTGTTTCTCCGACCAGCAACAACAAAACTCCGCACTTTCTCAATTGCGCTGTGATTGGTTCATGTCCACCAAGGCCGTTGCGTTGGTCGCGGTACTCGGCTTCCTTTGGGTTTGCTTGCTGTCGAGGAAGAAGAAAGGTGTGAACTATGTGAAAATGGACAAACCCACTGTCCCAGATGGTAATGAAAAAACTGACACCAACTAGCTCACTCTATAAATTTTGTCTAGGCTCAAGCTAACTACATATCTGCACCACGATTGCTCACTGGGGATATAGATGTATGCCTAACATCAGGTAATTACCACACCATAGTAGCTGCTCGCTGGGAATATAGATATATATTTCATTTTGCAGGTTTGAAACAAGCTGGTTCCTTTATGTGAAATTGTTTATTCATGATTTTTTAATGTAGAAATCATTTCATTAATTAGTTTTGTATGGTCCGTGTGATTCATGCTGCAATGATTTTCTTCAGTCGGTTAATCGTGTAGTAATTAGACGGTGTAGTACTATGGCGGTGGTATACTGATATGGTGTTAGAATCACTAACATGGCTTCGTGGGTACAAATCTTACAAGGTTTAT comes from Triticum aestivum cultivar Chinese Spring chromosome 5B, IWGSC CS RefSeq v2.1, whole genome shotgun sequence and encodes:
- the LOC123111434 gene encoding uncharacterized protein, with the translated sequence MDRLQGVSPTSNNKTPHFLNCAVIGSCPPRPLRWSRYSASFGFACCRGRRKAQANYISAPRLLTGDIDVCLTSGTTKIMNLDSGFRGISVCLDFGSMLIH